A window of Microcystis aeruginosa FD4 contains these coding sequences:
- a CDS encoding nSTAND1 domain-containing NTPase — translation MSESIFRSHFQAEKQVIQQGDNNTQNIIVKTEINYGDDPEEEKVAATINENSPYLGLVAFTANDANLFYGRKKVINDLLKELEKENLIFLLGASGSGKSSLVQAGLIPALSAKYKPNFSNLSMVPNDDPFFSFYLQVANFISQSPTDYKQSETQVALPPQDNITAAVEYLEKVITTLKKKPESLWLIFIDQFEEILTQSQDNKGCLFIQSLENLISYLQRTNNSSVKIVLTMRTDFLDQFMHTFPDFVVTIQSDGRKPFSYITPMADRELKLVIKNPAATHGVNVDLNLIEKIIEDFRGESRSLPLLQYTLDLLWQKDDLSDRLLDYDTYKNLGGVGGALQQQAEKIYQHFESQGQGKAVESIFVQLVTITSDGKRVSKRKNKSGFNDELGKIVDELVKKYRLLVSGRQEGMVEIAHEALIGSWQRLQDWITKYEKEIILERQLKEAAESWWKDKADEKKAISELWTGSKLTQVSNLLKAKSLPDLNALRNYFGDVTVEFMRASREYQQRLQKAEAERKQREVNTELSLANSLSGYSLYLFNEGGKDLEAFVEAIKAGKILQKHNASNTKVIDALQKILVEGREYNRLKGHDGSVYSVSFSSDGKTLATGSGDNTIKLWNVETGQEIRTLTGHNEGVNSVSFSSDGKTLATGSFEKTIKLWNLETGQEIRTLFGHTYFYSVSFSPDGKTLASGSFDGTIKLWNVETGQEIRTLSGHNGASVYSVSFSPDGKTLATGSRDDTIKLWNVETGQEIRTLSGHNETVNSVSFSPDGKTLATGSEDKTIKLWNVETGEEIRTLTGHNEIVNSVSFSSDGKTLATGSYDRTIKLWDVETGQEIRTLSGHNETVNSVSFSPDGKTLATGSWDNTIKLWDVETGQEIRLWNVETGQEIRTLSGHNDASVYSVSFSPDGKTLATGSDDKTIKLWNVETGEEIRTLTGHNGYVNSVSFSNDGKTLATGSSDNTIKLWNVETGQEIRTLTGHNGSVTSVSFSSDGKTLATGSWDNTIKLWNVETGQEIRTLTGHNSFYSVSFSPDGKTLATGSEDNTIKLWNVETGQEIRTLTGHNEGVKSVSFSSDGKTLATGSYGRTIKLWDVETGQEIRTLSGHNGSVYTVSFSNDGKTLATGSWDSTIKLWNVETGKEIRTLSGHNGSVYTVSFSPDGKTLATGSHDKTIKLWNGEYGWGLDGLMGRSCAWVRAYLHNPNSDVREEDRHLCDGIGTKN, via the coding sequence ATGTCTGAATCTATTTTTCGCTCCCATTTTCAGGCTGAAAAGCAGGTTATTCAGCAGGGTGATAATAATACACAGAATATTATTGTCAAGACAGAAATAAACTATGGCGATGATCCTGAAGAGGAGAAAGTTGCTGCAACCATCAATGAAAATTCTCCCTATTTAGGTTTGGTTGCATTTACAGCAAATGATGCGAATCTTTTTTATGGACGCAAAAAGGTCATTAATGATTTATTAAAAGAGCTAGAAAAAGAGAATTTAATTTTTCTTTTAGGAGCATCAGGAAGTGGCAAGTCTTCTTTAGTACAAGCTGGTTTAATTCCTGCTTTATCGGCTAAATATAAGCCCAATTTCTCTAATTTAAGCATGGTTCCTAATGATGATCCTTTTTTCTCATTCTATCTTCAGGTTGCCAATTTTATTTCTCAATCTCCCACGGACTATAAACAATCGGAGACTCAAGTTGCTTTACCACCCCAAGATAATATAACGGCTGCGGTTGAATACCTAGAAAAGGTCATCACAACCTTAAAGAAAAAGCCAGAGTCTTTGTGGTTAATTTTTATTGATCAATTTGAAGAAATTTTAACTCAAAGTCAGGATAATAAGGGTTGTCTATTTATTCAATCTTTAGAGAATTTAATTAGTTATTTACAGCGAACTAATAATTCATCAGTCAAAATTGTCTTGACAATGAGAACTGACTTTTTAGATCAATTTATGCATACGTTTCCTGATTTTGTAGTGACGATACAAAGCGATGGAAGAAAGCCATTTAGTTATATTACGCCCATGGCAGATCGGGAATTGAAGTTAGTGATTAAAAATCCGGCGGCGACTCATGGAGTAAATGTTGATCTGAATTTAATTGAGAAGATTATTGAAGATTTTAGAGGTGAATCTCGGTCTTTACCTTTGTTACAATATACCTTAGATCTTTTATGGCAAAAGGATGATTTATCGGATAGGTTACTTGATTACGATACTTATAAAAATTTGGGCGGTGTTGGGGGAGCTTTACAACAACAAGCAGAGAAAATTTATCAACATTTTGAATCTCAGGGTCAGGGAAAAGCTGTTGAAAGTATTTTTGTTCAGTTAGTGACAATTACATCGGATGGAAAAAGAGTTAGTAAACGGAAAAATAAATCTGGATTTAATGATGAATTAGGAAAAATTGTTGATGAATTAGTGAAAAAATATCGTCTGTTGGTGAGTGGCCGTCAGGAAGGCATGGTAGAAATTGCCCATGAAGCTTTGATTGGCTCTTGGCAAAGGTTACAGGACTGGATTACTAAATATGAGAAGGAGATTATTTTAGAAAGACAATTAAAAGAAGCGGCTGAATCTTGGTGGAAAGATAAAGCGGATGAGAAAAAAGCAATTAGTGAGCTTTGGACTGGCTCTAAGTTGACGCAAGTGAGCAATCTATTAAAAGCGAAATCTCTACCTGATTTAAATGCCTTAAGGAATTATTTTGGGGATGTAACGGTTGAGTTTATGAGGGCAAGTCGGGAATACCAGCAACGACTCCAGAAAGCCGAAGCCGAACGCAAACAACGTGAAGTTAATACAGAACTTAGTTTAGCAAATTCTCTCAGTGGTTATTCTTTGTATCTCTTTAATGAAGGGGGAAAAGATTTAGAAGCTTTTGTTGAAGCGATTAAGGCTGGAAAAATTTTGCAGAAACACAATGCAAGCAACACGAAGGTAATAGATGCCTTGCAGAAGATTCTGGTTGAAGGAAGGGAATATAATCGCTTGAAAGGGCATGATGGCAGTGTTTATAGCGTGAGTTTTAGCAGCGACGGTAAAACATTAGCGACCGGTAGTGGTGACAATACAATCAAACTTTGGAATGTAGAGACTGGTCAAGAAATCCGCACTCTCACAGGGCATAATGAAGGTGTCAATAGCGTGAGTTTTAGCAGCGACGGTAAAACATTAGCGACCGGTAGTTTTGAGAAGACAATCAAACTGTGGAATTTAGAGACAGGTCAAGAAATCCGCACTCTTTTTGGGCATACTTATTTCTATAGCGTGAGTTTTAGTCCAGACGGTAAGACTTTGGCTTCTGGTAGTTTTGACGGCACAATTAAACTGTGGAATGTAGAGACAGGTCAAGAAATCCGCACTCTCTCTGGGCATAATGGTGCCAGTGTTTATAGCGTGAGTTTTAGCCCCGACGGTAAGACATTAGCGACCGGTAGTCGTGACGATACAATCAAACTGTGGAATGTAGAGACAGGTCAAGAAATCCGCACTCTCTCTGGGCATAATGAGACTGTCAATAGCGTGAGTTTTAGCCCCGACGGTAAGACTTTAGCGACCGGTAGTGAAGACAAGACAATCAAACTGTGGAATGTAGAGACAGGTGAAGAAATCCGCACTCTCACTGGGCATAATGAGATTGTCAATAGTGTGAGTTTTAGCAGCGATGGTAAGACATTAGCGACCGGTAGTTATGACAGGACAATCAAACTGTGGGATGTAGAGACAGGTCAAGAAATCCGCACTCTCTCTGGGCATAATGAGACTGTCAATAGCGTGAGTTTTAGCCCCGACGGTAAGACATTAGCGACCGGTAGTTGGGACAACACAATCAAACTGTGGGATGTAGAGACAGGTCAAGAAATCCGCCTGTGGAATGTGGAGACAGGTCAAGAAATCCGCACTCTCTCTGGGCATAATGATGCCAGTGTTTATAGCGTGAGTTTTAGCCCCGACGGTAAGACATTAGCGACCGGTAGTGATGACAAGACAATCAAACTGTGGAATGTAGAAACAGGGGAAGAAATCCGCACTCTCACTGGGCATAATGGCTATGTCAATAGCGTGAGTTTTAGCAACGACGGTAAGACTTTAGCGACCGGTAGTAGTGACAACACAATCAAACTGTGGAATGTAGAGACAGGTCAAGAAATCCGCACTCTCACTGGGCATAATGGCAGTGTCACTAGCGTGAGTTTTAGCAGTGACGGTAAGACTTTAGCGACCGGTAGTTGGGACAACACAATCAAACTGTGGAATGTAGAGACAGGTCAAGAAATCCGCACTCTCACTGGGCATAATAGCTTCTATAGCGTGAGTTTTAGCCCCGACGGTAAGACTTTAGCGACCGGTAGTGAGGACAACACAATCAAACTGTGGAATGTAGAGACAGGTCAAGAAATCCGCACTCTCACTGGGCATAATGAAGGTGTCAAGAGTGTGAGTTTTAGCAGCGATGGTAAGACATTAGCGACCGGTAGTTATGGCAGGACAATCAAACTGTGGGATGTAGAGACAGGTCAAGAAATCCGCACTCTCTCTGGGCATAATGGCAGTGTCTATACTGTGAGTTTTAGCAACGACGGTAAGACTTTAGCGACCGGTAGTTGGGACAGCACAATCAAACTTTGGAATGTGGAGACAGGGAAAGAAATTCGCACTCTCTCTGGGCATAATGGCAGTGTCTATACTGTGAGTTTTAGTCCAGACGGTAAGACTTTAGCGACCGGTAGTCATGACAAGACTATCAAACTGTGGAATGGAGAATACGGTTGGGGTTTAGATGGTTTAATGGGGCGGAGTTGCGCTTGGGTACGGGCTTATTTGCACAACCCTAATTCTGATGTTAGGGAGGAGGATAGGCATTTGTGTGATGGTATTGGTACAAAGAATTAG
- a CDS encoding type II toxin-antitoxin system VapC family toxin, producing the protein MTNTFICVDSSFIVRLTTVEPSVTMYSQLWQKWMTEENLVIAPTLLCYEVTNVFHRLKKAGQILETEAQTLLTEVLDLPIQFHEDRYLHYQAIEISQTLNLPATYDAHYLVLAQRFQANLYTSDKRLFNSVKSSLSWVHLVEV; encoded by the coding sequence ATGACTAATACATTTATCTGTGTTGATTCTAGTTTTATAGTTCGTTTAACAACGGTTGAACCTTCTGTAACAATGTATAGTCAACTCTGGCAAAAATGGATGACCGAGGAAAATTTAGTGATTGCGCCAACTTTATTATGTTACGAAGTGACTAACGTATTTCATCGTCTGAAAAAAGCTGGTCAAATTTTGGAGACAGAAGCGCAAACCCTCCTTACAGAAGTCTTAGATTTACCCATTCAGTTTCATGAAGATCGTTACCTCCATTACCAAGCAATAGAAATTTCGCAAACCTTGAATCTTCCTGCTACTTATGATGCCCATTATCTAGTATTAGCTCAACGATTTCAAGCAAATTTATACACCAGCGATAAACGCTTATTTAACAGCGTTAAATCTTCTCTAAGTTGGGTTCATTTGGTTGAAGTGTAG
- a CDS encoding pseudouridine synthase: MAERVQKILAQWGIASRRRAEEMIVAGRVRRNGKIVQLGEKADPEKDHLEIDGKKIEPANRPQRLYILVNKPIGVVSTCKDPQNRPTVIDLLPDSLASETGLHPVGRLDINTTGALLLTNDGQLTLTLTHPRYHLPKTYRVWLDGAIDRLALQRWREGILLEGKKTLPAQVEILKQTDQKTLLEVILVEGRNRQIRCVAEELGYHVLKLHRSAIGRIQLNSGNNSPLPLGHYRFLTLDELKYLTSQIN; this comes from the coding sequence ATGGCGGAGAGAGTCCAGAAAATCCTTGCCCAGTGGGGAATTGCCTCCCGAAGAAGGGCGGAGGAGATGATCGTGGCCGGACGAGTGAGACGGAATGGCAAAATCGTGCAGTTAGGAGAAAAAGCCGACCCCGAAAAAGATCACCTAGAGATAGACGGAAAAAAAATTGAACCGGCCAATCGTCCCCAAAGATTGTATATACTGGTCAACAAACCCATTGGTGTGGTTTCTACCTGTAAGGATCCGCAAAACCGGCCGACGGTAATTGACCTTTTGCCCGACTCCCTCGCCAGCGAGACAGGGTTACATCCCGTAGGAAGGTTGGACATTAACACCACTGGGGCTTTACTCCTCACCAACGACGGTCAACTCACCCTCACCCTCACCCATCCCCGTTATCATTTGCCCAAAACCTATCGGGTTTGGCTAGATGGTGCGATTGATAGACTTGCGCTCCAGCGTTGGCGAGAAGGTATCCTCTTAGAGGGAAAAAAAACCTTACCCGCACAGGTTGAGATACTCAAGCAAACCGACCAAAAAACCCTACTAGAAGTTATTTTAGTGGAGGGAAGAAATCGGCAGATTCGCTGTGTAGCCGAAGAATTAGGTTATCACGTCCTGAAACTTCATCGCAGTGCCATCGGTCGTATTCAACTAAACTCTGGTAATAATTCCCCCTTACCCTTGGGTCATTACCGTTTTTTAACCCTTGATGAACTGAAATATTTAACAAGCCAGATTAACTAA
- a CDS encoding helix-turn-helix domain-containing protein encodes MFRLLQSQLDPQHKQRTKLLEIGVYLQKNRLEQSLSLEEIAQKTLIPRHRLEALEAGDLEALPEPIYIRWLIKQFADSLALDGETISRRFPTKVNNFFRGTKPSLSLPRLQIRPIHLYFLYLILVIGSVQTLSHVLQKSVLQSNRLPPPSLPQQQIVQPKSNPLQPVANKTSNNQQLVVEVKLEDDCWLRVVVDGKTEFEGVLPQGSHRTWQANRELTVRAGNAGGVYVAVNNANAKQLGQPGKVEEVTYRAN; translated from the coding sequence ATGTTTCGCCTTCTCCAATCACAACTCGATCCCCAGCATAAACAGCGAACCAAATTACTGGAAATCGGCGTTTATTTGCAAAAAAATCGCCTAGAACAGTCCCTTTCCCTCGAGGAAATTGCCCAGAAAACCTTAATCCCGCGCCATCGCCTAGAAGCGTTGGAAGCGGGGGATTTGGAAGCATTGCCCGAGCCGATTTATATTCGTTGGTTAATCAAGCAATTTGCCGATAGTCTCGCCTTGGATGGTGAGACGATTAGCCGACGTTTTCCCACCAAGGTAAATAACTTTTTTAGGGGAACAAAACCGTCTTTATCGCTGCCGCGTCTTCAAATTCGCCCGATTCATCTCTATTTTCTTTATTTAATCTTAGTTATTGGTTCCGTACAAACCCTATCCCACGTCCTGCAAAAATCGGTACTGCAATCGAATCGCTTACCGCCGCCTTCCTTGCCACAACAGCAAATTGTCCAACCGAAAAGCAATCCCCTTCAACCGGTAGCCAACAAAACCAGCAATAATCAGCAGCTGGTGGTGGAGGTAAAACTGGAAGATGACTGCTGGCTGCGGGTGGTGGTGGATGGCAAGACAGAATTTGAGGGTGTGCTGCCCCAGGGAAGCCATCGCACTTGGCAAGCAAACCGAGAATTAACCGTGAGAGCGGGTAATGCCGGCGGGGTTTACGTTGCTGTTAATAATGCCAATGCTAAACAACTGGGGCAACCGGGCAAAGTCGAGGAAGTCACCTACCGGGCAAATTGA
- a CDS encoding RNA-guided endonuclease InsQ/TnpB family protein has translation MEKAYSFRFYPTPEQESLLRRTLGCVRLVYNKALHLRTQAWYEKQERVGYAQTSSMLTDWKKQEELDFLNEVSCVPLQQGLRHLQTAFTNFFAGRTKYPNFKKKHQGGSAEFTKSAFKFKDRQIYLAKCTEPLPIRWSRQIPESCEPSTVTVRLHSSGRWHISIRFDDPTIKPLPPTDKAIGIDLGISSLVITSDGDKVSNPKHFKKHYQRLRRASKSLSRKQKGSKNREKARIKVAKIHAQITDSRKDHLHKLTTQLVRENQTIVVENLAIKNLVKNPKLSQAISDVSWGEITRQLAYKCRWYGRNYLEVDRWFPSSKRCSNCGYIAEKMPLNIREWDCPDCGTHHDRDINASKNILAAGLAVSVCRATIRPEQSKSVKAGAKNPSGQKQKPKS, from the coding sequence ATGGAAAAAGCCTATTCGTTTCGATTTTACCCCACACCAGAACAAGAGTCGCTATTGCGGCGCACTTTGGGCTGTGTAAGATTAGTTTACAATAAAGCTCTCCATCTCAGAACACAAGCTTGGTACGAAAAGCAAGAAAGAGTAGGCTACGCTCAAACTTCTTCAATGCTAACCGATTGGAAAAAGCAAGAAGAATTAGACTTTTTAAACGAAGTTAGTTGTGTACCTTTACAACAAGGGTTAAGACACCTACAAACAGCTTTCACTAACTTCTTTGCTGGTCGTACTAAGTATCCTAACTTTAAGAAAAAACATCAGGGAGGAAGTGCCGAATTTACTAAGTCAGCTTTTAAATTTAAAGACAGACAAATCTATTTAGCCAAATGCACAGAACCTTTACCTATTCGATGGTCAAGACAAATACCAGAAAGCTGTGAACCAAGCACAGTAACAGTCAGATTACATTCCTCAGGACGTTGGCATATCTCAATAAGATTTGATGACCCAACAATTAAACCCTTACCCCCAACCGATAAAGCCATCGGAATTGACTTAGGAATTAGTAGCCTAGTAATTACCAGCGATGGTGACAAAGTGTCTAATCCTAAGCATTTTAAAAAGCATTATCAGAGACTGCGAAGAGCATCGAAAAGCCTTTCTAGAAAACAGAAAGGGTCAAAAAATCGGGAAAAAGCGAGAATCAAAGTAGCCAAAATTCACGCCCAAATTACTGATAGTAGAAAAGACCATTTACACAAGCTAACCACTCAATTAGTTCGTGAAAACCAAACGATTGTGGTTGAGAATTTAGCCATCAAGAATCTGGTCAAAAACCCGAAATTATCTCAGGCAATATCTGACGTTAGTTGGGGAGAAATCACTCGACAATTAGCCTATAAATGCCGTTGGTATGGGAGAAATTACCTCGAAGTAGATAGATGGTTTCCTAGTTCTAAGCGGTGTAGTAATTGTGGGTATATTGCTGAGAAGATGCCGTTAAATATTCGAGAGTGGGACTGTCCAGACTGTGGGACGCACCATGACCGAGATATTAACGCTAGTAAAAATATTTTGGCCGCAGGGCTTGCGGTGTCAGTCTGTAGAGCGACCATAAGACCAGAACAGAGTAAATCTGTTAAGGCAGGTGCGAAAAATCCTTCGGGACAGAAGCAGAAACCCAAATCGTGA
- a CDS encoding aldo/keto reductase, with translation MNPLTVTHQTLSLPPMGCGTWAWGNRLLWGYDESMDSQLQAVFNLCVERGVTLFDTGDSYGTGKLNGQSEKLLGRFTGEYSGYNADHIQIATKLAPYPWRLTRHAMVKACQASATRLGRPVDLVQMHWSTGNYAPWQEGRLLDGLGDCLEKGLVKGVGLSNFGPQRLQSAYQKFASRSIPITSLQVQYSLLSTYPLTDLGLKELCDQLGIKIIAYSPLALGLLTGKYRDNKNLPPGLRRFLFAQLIPAISPLISCLEVIAQAKNKTISQVALNWCICKGTIPIPGAKNVRQAEDNLGALGWSLDSGEIAELDKIAAGLDKKMVQNIFQTK, from the coding sequence ATGAATCCCTTGACAGTCACACATCAAACTCTATCCCTTCCCCCCATGGGCTGCGGTACTTGGGCCTGGGGAAATCGTCTTCTCTGGGGTTACGATGAGAGCATGGATAGCCAGTTACAAGCGGTTTTTAATCTCTGCGTCGAGCGGGGTGTCACCCTATTTGATACGGGAGACTCCTACGGCACAGGCAAACTCAACGGACAGAGTGAGAAGCTATTAGGACGCTTTACAGGCGAATATAGCGGTTATAACGCTGATCATATCCAGATTGCCACCAAACTCGCCCCTTATCCTTGGCGTTTAACCCGTCATGCCATGGTGAAAGCTTGTCAAGCTTCGGCAACCAGATTGGGTCGCCCGGTGGATTTAGTGCAAATGCACTGGTCAACGGGCAATTATGCGCCATGGCAGGAGGGAAGATTATTAGACGGATTGGGGGATTGTCTGGAAAAAGGGTTAGTTAAAGGAGTGGGTTTATCCAATTTTGGACCGCAAAGATTGCAGTCTGCCTATCAAAAGTTTGCCAGTCGCAGCATTCCTATTACCAGTTTACAGGTACAGTATTCTCTCCTTTCTACCTATCCTCTCACTGACTTGGGATTAAAGGAACTATGTGATCAATTGGGTATTAAAATTATTGCCTACAGTCCCTTAGCTTTGGGGTTATTAACGGGGAAATATCGAGATAATAAAAACTTACCCCCAGGATTACGTCGCTTCCTTTTTGCTCAATTAATTCCCGCTATTTCGCCTCTGATAAGTTGCCTAGAAGTTATCGCCCAAGCTAAAAATAAAACTATTAGTCAAGTTGCTTTAAATTGGTGTATCTGTAAGGGAACAATTCCTATCCCTGGAGCTAAAAATGTTCGGCAAGCTGAGGATAATTTAGGTGCTTTAGGATGGAGTTTAGACAGTGGGGAAATAGCAGAATTAGATAAAATTGCCGCAGGTTTAGATAAAAAAATGGTACAAAATATCTTTCAAACTAAGTAG
- a CDS encoding efflux RND transporter permease subunit has translation MAFNISNWSIKNPIPTILISLVMALMGYIAFLGLGIDRSPNIDIPAVIITVNQPGAGPEELETQVTKKVEDAVAALGNIDQITSTINEGSSTTTVNFILGTNSDRATNDVRNAIAQIRQDLPQDANDPIVQRLEFAGGAVMNYTISSPKRSIAELSDLVDRQIGRALTGVPGVARVNRIGGVDREVRVDLDPGRLIAYGITATAVNDQIRSFNINLPGGRSEIAGSEQTVRTLGSAQTIEDLRNYQISLPNGDTVPLSNLGTVSDSSSDPRQMALLDGQPVVGFSILRGTGSTLVTVETAVRQEIENLKKKLPEDLKFQLIFTRADSIRASYESLLSDLLIGCLMTVITVGLFLGNWRATIITGLALPLSIFPTFWVMQSLNYTLNGMTLLALALALGNLVDDAVCMVEDIDQHLAMGKKPLQAAFDASKEIGLAVLASAAAIMAVFLPVAFMGGVPGQFFQPFGVTVAVSTLFSSLIAVTVTPMLSAYILQPKKIKTGDNHPSSRPRFRPYKSLLTWALRHRILTLLAALVFFIGSLQLVPLIPKGLFSSGDTGLSTISLELPPGATLNDTVAVANQVNSLLQKNPAVANVLAIPGDSGRVNTGLIYVNLVAKEQRSLTQRQFEEQTRRDFQKIPGARVTFRAQGGAGSTKDVAIVLKSENGNILTQTAQKLERQMRALPGFVEVSSGVSLVKPEIIIQPDPVRAADQGVSVRAIARTASLALIGDNEFNLAKFNLADRQIPIRVKIANDGRSEIETLQNLRVPSSNGTLVPLNSVATISLGSGPAEIQRFNRQRQVNIGANLEGVSLGSAVTQIRALPIMKNLPPEVTEEPFGDARIMRDIFARFLGALSLAIISIYGILVLLYNNFLYPLAILTSLPLSIGGTLIALLITQKELGLYALIGIVLLMGLVTKNAILLVDFALSGLQEGKPQFKAVIDSGVSRLRPIIMTSVSTIAGMLPIALALGADGEIRAPMAIAVIGGFTTSTLLTLVVVPVIFTYIDSFYYWLRGLFVKQKPKSI, from the coding sequence ATGGCTTTTAATATTTCTAATTGGTCGATCAAAAATCCCATTCCGACGATCCTGATCTCCCTGGTTATGGCCTTAATGGGATACATTGCCTTTCTAGGATTAGGGATCGATCGCTCTCCTAATATTGACATTCCGGCCGTGATTATCACCGTTAATCAACCCGGCGCCGGTCCAGAGGAATTGGAAACCCAAGTCACCAAAAAAGTCGAGGATGCGGTGGCTGCTTTGGGTAATATCGATCAAATTACTTCCACCATTAACGAAGGCAGCAGCACCACCACCGTTAACTTTATCCTTGGCACTAACAGCGATCGCGCTACCAATGATGTGCGAAATGCCATAGCGCAAATTCGACAGGATTTACCCCAGGATGCTAATGATCCAATTGTCCAACGTTTAGAATTTGCCGGGGGTGCGGTGATGAACTATACCATCTCCTCCCCGAAAAGATCGATCGCCGAATTAAGTGATCTAGTTGATCGCCAAATTGGCCGCGCTTTAACGGGAGTGCCGGGAGTAGCGCGAGTCAATCGGATTGGGGGAGTCGATCGAGAAGTGCGTGTAGATTTAGATCCCGGTCGTCTGATCGCCTACGGTATCACGGCTACGGCGGTTAATGACCAAATTCGTAGTTTTAATATTAATTTACCCGGAGGGCGCTCGGAAATCGCTGGTAGCGAACAAACTGTCCGCACCCTCGGCAGCGCTCAAACCATTGAAGATTTAAGAAATTATCAAATCTCTTTACCTAACGGTGATACCGTCCCCTTAAGCAATTTAGGGACAGTTAGCGATAGTTCCAGTGATCCTCGACAAATGGCCCTCTTAGATGGGCAGCCAGTGGTGGGTTTTTCGATTTTACGGGGGACTGGCAGCACTCTGGTGACGGTAGAAACAGCAGTGCGTCAAGAAATCGAGAATTTAAAGAAAAAACTGCCCGAAGATCTTAAATTTCAATTAATTTTTACCCGTGCTGACTCAATTCGTGCTAGTTACGAAAGCCTTCTTAGTGATCTCCTGATTGGTTGTCTGATGACGGTGATCACGGTGGGTCTATTTTTAGGCAATTGGCGCGCCACGATTATCACGGGTTTGGCCCTGCCTTTGTCGATTTTCCCGACTTTTTGGGTGATGCAGTCCCTAAATTATACCCTTAACGGCATGACCCTGCTGGCCTTAGCTTTAGCTTTGGGTAATCTTGTCGATGACGCGGTGTGTATGGTGGAGGACATCGATCAACATTTAGCTATGGGTAAAAAACCCCTGCAAGCGGCCTTTGATGCCTCAAAAGAGATTGGATTAGCCGTTTTAGCCAGTGCAGCGGCAATTATGGCGGTATTCCTGCCGGTTGCTTTTATGGGTGGTGTGCCGGGGCAATTCTTTCAACCTTTCGGCGTTACGGTGGCGGTTTCTACCCTATTTTCCAGTTTGATCGCTGTCACCGTCACCCCGATGTTAAGTGCCTATATTCTACAGCCGAAAAAGATCAAAACTGGTGATAATCATCCCTCCTCGCGCCCCCGTTTTCGTCCCTACAAAAGTTTGTTAACTTGGGCTTTACGTCATCGAATCCTGACTTTATTAGCGGCTTTGGTCTTTTTTATCGGTAGTTTACAGTTAGTTCCTTTGATTCCAAAAGGGTTATTTAGTTCCGGGGATACTGGATTAAGTACGATCAGTCTAGAATTACCTCCCGGTGCGACTTTGAATGATACTGTTGCCGTGGCTAATCAGGTGAATAGTTTACTGCAAAAAAATCCCGCCGTCGCTAATGTTTTGGCTATTCCGGGAGATTCGGGACGGGTAAATACGGGCTTAATATATGTTAATTTAGTTGCTAAGGAACAGCGATCGCTAACTCAACGGCAATTTGAGGAACAAACCCGCCGGGATTTCCAGAAGATACCAGGGGCTAGAGTGACTTTTCGGGCGCAGGGGGGAGCAGGAAGCACTAAAGATGTGGCTATAGTCCTTAAAAGTGAAAATGGCAATATTTTAACCCAAACTGCCCAAAAATTAGAGCGACAAATGCGGGCATTACCCGGTTTTGTCGAGGTCAGTTCCGGGGTAAGTTTAGTTAAACCGGAGATCATTATTCAACCAGATCCCGTCCGGGCCGCCGATCAGGGAGTCTCGGTCAGAGCGATCGCCCGTACTGCATCCTTAGCTTTAATCGGCGATAATGAGTTTAATTTAGCTAAATTTAACCTTGCTGACCGACAAATTCCCATCCGGGTGAAAATTGCCAATGATGGACGCAGTGAGATAGAAACTCTGCAAAATTTGCGCGTTCCTAGCAGTAATGGGACGTTAGTACCGCTTAACTCGGTGGCGACAATTAGCTTAGGTAGTGGACCTGCGGAAATTCAACGCTTTAACCGTCAACGTCAGGTTAATATTGGAGCTAATTTAGAGGGAGTTTCTTTGGGAAGTGCGGTGACACAAATTCGCGCTTTACCAATCATGAAAAACTTACCCCCAGAGGTGACAGAAGAACCCTTTGGTGATGCTCGTATTATGCGGGATATCTTCGCTCGTTTTTTGGGGGCGTTAAGTTTAGCAATTATTTCTATCTATGGGATTCTGGTCTTATTGTATAACAATTTTCTCTATCCCTTAGCGATTTTAACTTCCCTTCCTTTATCGATTGGTGGGACTTTAATTGCTCTTTTAATTACCCAAAAAGAGTTAGGTTTATACGCTTTAATTGGCATAGTTTTACTGATGGGATTAGTCACCAAAAATGCGATTCTGTTAGTAGATTTTGCCTTGAGTGGTCTTCAGGAAGGGAAACCGCAATTTAAGGCAGTGATTGATTCGGGAGTCTCTCGTTTACGACCAATTATTATGACCTCCGTTTCCACAATTGCCGGGATGTTACCGATTGCTTTAGCTTTAGGTGCAGATGGGGAAATTCGCGCACCGATGGCAATTGCCGTTATTGGTGGTTTTACCACTTCCACCCTATTAACTTTGGTGGTTGTGCCGGTAATCTTTACTTATATCGATAGTTTTTACTATTGGTTGCGGGGATTATTTGTTAAACAAAAACCCAAGTCGATTTAG